GGGGAATGGCGCATGCACCGGCCCGGTAAAGATGTTGTATGCTTTCATATAATCCGGTGGCAGTTGCTTTTCTGTCTTTATCCAGTCGGGCCAATGTGTCTGAAAAAAGTGTGCATCAGGTTTTACCTTGCCTACAATTTCCACCACATCCAGTCCATGATCTTCTCTAACCTTTTCAACGGAATTGAGTCCTGCATCCACTACCAGGCTCCAGGTGGCCACCAGTACATTTGGATGAGTTGCTCTTACACCACCGGCGCCATTATAAATTTCATCCAGGAAATCAGTCACGCCGTCTACCCTGAACTGCATCCACTTCTTATAAATCTCTGGTATTTTAGTGTAGAAGTTGGCAGCGGAAGCGTTATTAAATTCCGGTATTCCCAGGTTATATTTTTCCTTAAAGGCCGCCTGCGCCACCGGGCCCACATCTCCATACCTCCCGGTACGGATAGCATCCCATTCCGGGAAATAAGTTTCCGCCATTTCTACGCCATCAAAGGGATAATCCGTCAGGAGTTTCACCAATGACTGCTTTTTCCAGGCAGCAAAATCTTTATTAAACAAAGAGAAAAAGGTAAATCCTTCCCCGTTCTTTTCTCTCGTCATTTCCATCTTCCATTGTTCCCATCCTGCCGGCAATCCTTTAGTAGAATACGTTCCGTTTCCTACTACCATCAGCCATACAGGCATCCCACGTTTATGAAATGCGGCTATTAACGGACCATTTACTTCCTGCTCATTCACAACAAAGTAATGCACGCCTGTATAACCGGCGAGCGCAATTTCATCCACGATACTTTCATTGGAGCGGTGCTGATAATAAGGGAAGGAAGGATCTATTTGTATGGTGGCGCCATGAAGCGCCCGGTATTTAAGGGAGGTGCTGTCCTGAGCGCCTATACTATCTGCAGGATGCTCCTTGCCCGGCGTATCAGGTGTGGCTGTATGCCTGCTACATGACAGTAGGCCGGCCATGATGGTGATACAGATACCAGATAAAAAAATCTTCTTCATAATAGTTTAAAATAAGGAATTGCAGGGAGATCCTGCAATTCCTGTATAATTTTTTTAAGGATTGAATTTCATCTTGTAAGCCATCACACCTGCTGTAGTGGCGTCATTGGTAGCCATGGTGGCATAAACAGTGATGTCGTTACCTTTTACATCTACGGCAACATCGCCATACCTGTTGTAGTTGGTACCACCGTACATGGGTGACGTGAATAACATGAAATCATCGTATCCTGCACTTCCCGGTACCAGTTTCATCTTTGCAGGATCTGTGATATCATATACTTTTATGTGCGTAGCATCCCAGGCAAAATAACCCTGTGTCAGTGCAGCCATAAATACGGTACCGCCTATATTAAATACTTCAAAATCAAGAATTTTATAATAGTGATTCTGTGTATTCATTTCAGTTACATCCATATCAGGTGTAAAAGAGGCAAAGCGGCTTCCTTTTTCCAGGTTTGCATCCGGTGATACGTAGTTACAGTAGGTGATGTAATGATCGGAGTTGGCATCCAGCGATTTCCTTTTTATGGTGGCAAAGTTCCATGGCGTTGCATTGGTATACTTTATAACAGTAGGCAACACATCAACAGGAACACCATCATTAAATTCCCAATAGTAACAGTTATTATTGTTAGCCGTGGTGGCATACACATACGCCTTACCTTGTTTGAGGTTACCTATTACGCTCATCTTTTTACCCAGATCAGCCGGGCAACCCGCTGCATTTGTATAGTTCAGGATGAGCTGTGGCGCACTGTCTACATCTTCATAGTAGTATACCATAAATCCGGCGCCGTAAACGTTGTACCTGTTCATCACAAAATGACCGGCATCATCCGCTACTACTTGCATACAGAAAGTAGTTGGCGGGGCAATGATCTTTTTATAATCACCGGTTACTTTGTCAAATACCCGCACACCTGCATCAGCACCCATATTTCCGCCATTATAATCTGCTACCAGCAGGTTATCACCCGCTACGGTCAGACCAGAAATATTGGTTCTTAATACACCCAGTGTGGAGGCGGTTTTGAACCACAGGCTCTTGAATACTGTTCTTGGTAGGGTAGGCACCACTTTTACAATATAGCGTTTCGTGTTGCCTGATCCATCCACCACGCTTATCTCCATTGGATTGGTGAAATCTGCCAAACCGGGCAAACCGGGTTTAATTTCACTGTTATTTTCCAGGCTGGCCAAAGGTTTCAGCTTTGTTACATCCAGCGGGTCTTCATCTGTGGTAGGTACTTTTATATAAATAGTATCTCCATCGTTATACGGGCCTGCTACCGTGGCATTGTATTGCGCAGGCTGACCCGGAACTTCTATCTGGAAGTTCAATAACCCTTTCTCAAAGGTAATCCCTTCGTGCAGGTTCACTTTTTCACAGGAAGAAGCCAGGAACAAAGTGAACAGCATTGGTAAACTATATAAAAAAATATTTTTCTTCATTGTAGTTAGTTTTAAACTATTTCCATTCATCAAATTGTTCCATTAACGGATTCTTCTGAATTTCGTCGACAGGAATAGGGAAACGATTATATTTTTCAGGATAAACACGCTTCTTGCCATTATCACTGTCTACTTCTACATAGCTGAAAGTACCGTCTCCATTTTTAGTGACCTTGGTGCCGGTAACATTTGTGCCATTTAATACGGTAGTAGCCAGTCCCCAGCGGCGCAGATCCCAGTAGCGGTGTCCTTCAAAAGCCAGTTCCACCATCCTTTCATGACGCAACAGTTTCATAAACTCATCTTTACTACCAGCGGATACGTCTGTAGTAAAACCTGCTCTTGCACGCACTTTATTTAATGCTTTCAATGCCTCTCCTAACTGTTGCTGCTCAGCCATCGCTTCCGCATAGATCAGCAATACTTCTGCATACCGCATGAAATAGAAAGTCAGTTCACCTGCGCGGAATCCTTCGGTTTGTGTTTTGATGCTACCGTCAAACAGTTTCTTCATATAATAGCCGGTGCAGGTAGTACCACCACCGATGGCATATCCATCAACGCCGCCTACAAAAGTTTCCACGGTTCTTCCTTTCCAGGATGCACCATTATATAAAATGGAAGCATAGAAACGGGGTTCGCGGTTTTCGTATGGGGAGGCGGCCTGTGTGGCATTGCTCCAGCTGAATTTGCTACCATCGGCCATTTCATATTCAGACACCAGGTTTTCCGTTGGGCTCACCTGTGCATAGCCTTTATCACCGGGAGGGCAAAAGAAGTAATCAAAGGAATAGCCGAAGTTTGGTGAGCTATAGCCGAATTCCAGGATGCTTTCTTTATTCTCTCCACCACCGGACCGTTTCAGGTTAAACAGCTTTTCATAGTCGGGGTACAGATCGTACAGTTGCAGCTTATCCAGGTTTACCACTGCGTCAGAAGCGTCTTTCCATCTTTTTGCGTAGAGCATGGCCCTTGCTTTGAGGCCAAATGCAGCGCCTTTGGTGAGCTTCCCTCTTTTATTGGCAGGCACTTCTGTAGGAAGATTGCCGGCAGCAAAATCAAGGTCTTCTGCAATAAAGTTCCATACTTCATCCGGTGTGCTCCTTGCATAAAATTTTTCTGTAGGAAGATCTTTTAAGAGGATCACACTACCGCCATATCTTTTGGCGAGTTCAAAATAAACGTAGGCCCTGAAAAACCGTACTTCCGCTTCAGCTCTTGCGGTGGTTTCGGCCGACAGTTTTGTACCAAACTGTTTTAATCCATCCAGGAACTGGTTGCAGCTCTTCACCCAGGTATATCCCCAGGCCCAGTTATCCATGGCATTGGCGCCGGGTGTGATGGCAGAGGAACCTAATACCAGCAGGTTCACTTCATCACCGGGTGTATTCATTTTCAATACATCTGCATAAGCATCCTGCGTTACGTGTGAACTATAGTAGGTTTGTCCGATCAGCGGGTAAAACTTATTCAGTGAAAGTTCCAGGTTTGCCTCGCTTGTCCACGCCACTTCACTGGTGTACACGTCCGTTAGTTCCGGATCAATGCTACAACCCGTGGTGAATAAGAACCCGGACAATAATAAAGTATATGTAAGTCTTTTAATTTTCATGTCGTAATGGATTAAAGCGTGATATTCAGTCCAAATTCAAACAAGCGTTGCTGCGGATAATATCCCTGATTTACGCTTGGCATTTCCGGATCCAGAAAACCCAGCGCGCTCACCGTAAATAAGTTACTGCCGGATACGTGTATACGTGCACGTTGTATATTGATCCTGTTTGTTACGGTAGCAGGCAAGGTGTAACCGATCTGGGCACTTTTCAGGCGCAGATAATCACCTTTCCTGATCCAGAAGGAAGAGAACTTTCCACCGCTTTGCGCAGGAGTGGTACTGAGACGCGGATATTTTGCATTTGGATTCTCCGGCGTCCAGGCGCCTTCCACGAGGTAATTGGGTGCATTACCATCCTGGTAAAAAGGCATGGTATAAAAGGTGTTATCATAAATACCGGAGCTGGAATACAAACCAGACAGCGCGACGTCTGATACTGCAGCGCCCTGGAAGAACATGTTGAAATCAAATCCTTTGTAGTCTGCACTCACATTAAATCCGAACATTACTTCCGGGAGATCACCTCTTCCGATCATGGTCCAGTCCTGATCCCAGGTAATACGTCCATCACCATTCAGGTCTTTCAGTTTCACTTCCCCTACACGGGTTGGTCCGAACAATGCGCTGTTGTCAATTTCTTCCTGTGACTGAAATAATCCGTCTGCCACAAAACCGTACTTCATACCAATCGGCTTGCCTGTTTTGCGTAAATAATCAGGAACATTCGGAT
The Chitinophaga sp. MM2321 DNA segment above includes these coding regions:
- a CDS encoding RagB/SusD family nutrient uptake outer membrane protein; this translates as MKIKRLTYTLLLSGFLFTTGCSIDPELTDVYTSEVAWTSEANLELSLNKFYPLIGQTYYSSHVTQDAYADVLKMNTPGDEVNLLVLGSSAITPGANAMDNWAWGYTWVKSCNQFLDGLKQFGTKLSAETTARAEAEVRFFRAYVYFELAKRYGGSVILLKDLPTEKFYARSTPDEVWNFIAEDLDFAAGNLPTEVPANKRGKLTKGAAFGLKARAMLYAKRWKDASDAVVNLDKLQLYDLYPDYEKLFNLKRSGGGENKESILEFGYSSPNFGYSFDYFFCPPGDKGYAQVSPTENLVSEYEMADGSKFSWSNATQAASPYENREPRFYASILYNGASWKGRTVETFVGGVDGYAIGGGTTCTGYYMKKLFDGSIKTQTEGFRAGELTFYFMRYAEVLLIYAEAMAEQQQLGEALKALNKVRARAGFTTDVSAGSKDEFMKLLRHERMVELAFEGHRYWDLRRWGLATTVLNGTNVTGTKVTKNGDGTFSYVEVDSDNGKKRVYPEKYNRFPIPVDEIQKNPLMEQFDEWK